A part of Numenius arquata chromosome 2, bNumArq3.hap1.1, whole genome shotgun sequence genomic DNA contains:
- the PODXL gene encoding podocalyxin isoform X2, which translates to MRAPLLLPLLLLGVSSHDVTNTTAVKTEENGQTATTGTSKMQETTTISNPENTPSASVTPSAADQVATTTNNPGNPPPAPVISPTTAEETTTTSSLGKPPSTPMTLPAADQGTTTTTNLGNPPPVPTTSPHQPQQISTTTISGASPATPAATSGVAQQKTVPPASLGSSAATTAVSPVPTHASSPPATPGSLGTAVTPYPSVGAQGRQPLSQLTSTAASTGVSTSSHVPGLKDHSVSSPTSITKQPHSSPSSPGQGLTSSTRPGSIKTSVTPFDGSVSPTTSKVSASLPPGSTHKVSEATTSTLAADQRRPASVSTKPTSTDPASAQPSAPALGDQTASSSPDYQHPTTSTPTSFQNELICERQVQNNWPMIYLKEAKSCEEWRNASINISFFESFCSTGQRAFNTSRDTCTVMLTSHETCSQQWAVRVMVHLPLDAENVFKELKEKDKLEELGIANTTYDKMEREMVINDEFSTPLIITIVTLAGSLLLIAAIYGCCHQRFSQKKDQHIHPDLPGFDDGHVALIFNRLTEELQTMENGYHDNPTLEVMETSSEMQEKKVNLNGELGDSWIVPLDTLMKEDLEEEEDTHL; encoded by the exons GTGTCAGCTCTCATGATGTTACAAATACAACTGCtgtaaagacagaagaaaatgggCAGACTGCAACTACAGGCACCAGCAAGATGCAAGAGACCACCACTATAAGCAATCCAGAAAACACACCATCTGCCTCTGTGACACCATCTGCTGCAGATCAAGTGGCCACCACCACAAACAACCCGGGAAACCCACCGCCTGCCCCTGTGATATCACCCACCACTGCTGAAGAGACCACCACTACAAGCAGCCTAGGAAAACCACCATCCACCCCTATGACATTACCTGCTGCAGATCAAgggaccaccaccacaaccaaccTGGGAAACCCACCACCTGTCCCCACGACATCGCCCCACCAACCTCAGCAGATCAGCACTACAACCATCTCTGGAGCTTCACCAGCCACCCCTGCTGCAACCTCCGGTGTGGCTCAGCAGAAGACTGTCCCTCCAGCCAGCTTGGGAAGCTCAGCAGCCACCACTGCTGTGAGTCCCGTCCCCACTCATGCAAGCAGTCCTCCAGCCACCCCAGGAAGTTTAGGGACTGCTGTCACACCCTATCCCAGCGTGGGAGCTCAGGGAAGGCAGCCTTTGAGCCAATTGACCAGCACTGCTGCAAGCACCGGAGTCTCAACAAGCAGCCATGTCCCTGGGCTCAAGGACCATAGTGTCTCTTCTCCCACATCTATCACCAAGCAGCCTCACTCTTCTCCCAGTTCTCCAGGCCAGGGACTGACCTCTTCCACCAGACCTGGAAGCATCAAAACTTCTGTTACCCCTTTTGATGGATCCGTCTCCCCCACCACTAGTAAAGTGTCTGCGTCTTTACCACCTGGCAGCACCCACAAGGTCTCAGAGGCAACCACATCGACTCTTGCAGCAG ACCAGAGAAGACCTGCATCTGTGTCAACCAAACCTACAAGTACTGACCCTGCCAGCGCGCAGCcatcagccccagccctgggggaccaGACGGCGAGCAGCAGTCCTGACTACCAGCACCCGACTACCAGCACGCCGACTTCTTTCCAAAATGAG cTCATCTGTGAACGCCAGGTGCAAAATAATTGGCCCATGATTTATCTGAAAGAAGCTAAAAGTTGT GAAGAGTGGAGGAACGCCAGCATCAACATCTCCTTCTTTGAGAGCTTCTGCTCGACGGGCCAGCGCGCTTTCAACACCAGCAGAGATACGTGCACAGTGATGCTGACCTCCCACGAGACCTGCTCCCAGCAGTGGGCCGTGCGGGTGATGGTGCACC TCCCTTTGGATGCTGAAAATGTCTTCAAGGAGCTGAAGGAGAAGGACAAGTTAGAGGAG CTGGGCATCGCCAACACCACCTATGACAAAATGGAGAGGGAGATGGTAATCAACGATGAGTTCAGCACGCCCCTGATCATCACCATTGTCACCCTGGCCGGCTCCCTGCTGCTGATCGCAGCCATCTACGGCTGCTGCCACCAGCGCTTCTCCCAAAAGAAGGACCAG CACATCCACCCTGATCTCCCCGGGTTTGATGATGGACATGTGGCCCTGATCTTTAAT CGCCTGACCGAAGAGCTGCAGACGATGGAGAACGGCTACCACGATAACCCCACGCTGGAGGTGATGGAGACCTCCTCCGAAATGCAGGAGAAGAAGGTGAACCTCAACGGTGAGCTGGGGGACAGCTGGATcgttcctcttgacaccctcatGAAGGAGgacctggaggaagaggaggacacgCATTTATAG
- the PODXL gene encoding podocalyxin isoform X3: protein MRAPLLLPLLLLGVSSHDVTNTTAVKTEENGQTATTGTSKMQETTTISNPENTPSASVTPSAADQVATTTNNPGNPPPAPVISPTTAEETTTTSSLGKPPSTPMTLPAADQGTTTTTNLGNPPPVPTTSPHQPQQISTTTISGASPATPAATSGVAQQKTVPPASLGSSAATTAVSPVPTHASSPPATPGSLGTAVTPYPSVGAQGRQPLSQLTSTAASTGVSTSSHVPGLKDHSVSSPTSITKQPHSSPSSPGQGLTSSTRPGSIKTSVTPFDGSVSPTTSKVSASLPPGSTHKVSEATTSTLAADQRRPASVSTKPTSTDPASAQPSAPALGDQTASSSPDYQHPTTSTPTSFQNELICERQVQNNWPMIYLKEAKSCEEWRNASINISFFESFCSTGQRAFNTSRDTCTVMLTSHETCSQQWAVRVMVHLPLDAENVFKELKEKDKLEELGIANTTYDKMEREMVINDEFSTPLIITIVTLAGSLLLIAAIYGCCHQRFSQKKDQQRLTEELQTMENGYHDNPTLEVMETSSEMQEKKVNLNGELGDSWIVPLDTLMKEDLEEEEDTHL from the exons GTGTCAGCTCTCATGATGTTACAAATACAACTGCtgtaaagacagaagaaaatgggCAGACTGCAACTACAGGCACCAGCAAGATGCAAGAGACCACCACTATAAGCAATCCAGAAAACACACCATCTGCCTCTGTGACACCATCTGCTGCAGATCAAGTGGCCACCACCACAAACAACCCGGGAAACCCACCGCCTGCCCCTGTGATATCACCCACCACTGCTGAAGAGACCACCACTACAAGCAGCCTAGGAAAACCACCATCCACCCCTATGACATTACCTGCTGCAGATCAAgggaccaccaccacaaccaaccTGGGAAACCCACCACCTGTCCCCACGACATCGCCCCACCAACCTCAGCAGATCAGCACTACAACCATCTCTGGAGCTTCACCAGCCACCCCTGCTGCAACCTCCGGTGTGGCTCAGCAGAAGACTGTCCCTCCAGCCAGCTTGGGAAGCTCAGCAGCCACCACTGCTGTGAGTCCCGTCCCCACTCATGCAAGCAGTCCTCCAGCCACCCCAGGAAGTTTAGGGACTGCTGTCACACCCTATCCCAGCGTGGGAGCTCAGGGAAGGCAGCCTTTGAGCCAATTGACCAGCACTGCTGCAAGCACCGGAGTCTCAACAAGCAGCCATGTCCCTGGGCTCAAGGACCATAGTGTCTCTTCTCCCACATCTATCACCAAGCAGCCTCACTCTTCTCCCAGTTCTCCAGGCCAGGGACTGACCTCTTCCACCAGACCTGGAAGCATCAAAACTTCTGTTACCCCTTTTGATGGATCCGTCTCCCCCACCACTAGTAAAGTGTCTGCGTCTTTACCACCTGGCAGCACCCACAAGGTCTCAGAGGCAACCACATCGACTCTTGCAGCAG ACCAGAGAAGACCTGCATCTGTGTCAACCAAACCTACAAGTACTGACCCTGCCAGCGCGCAGCcatcagccccagccctgggggaccaGACGGCGAGCAGCAGTCCTGACTACCAGCACCCGACTACCAGCACGCCGACTTCTTTCCAAAATGAG cTCATCTGTGAACGCCAGGTGCAAAATAATTGGCCCATGATTTATCTGAAAGAAGCTAAAAGTTGT GAAGAGTGGAGGAACGCCAGCATCAACATCTCCTTCTTTGAGAGCTTCTGCTCGACGGGCCAGCGCGCTTTCAACACCAGCAGAGATACGTGCACAGTGATGCTGACCTCCCACGAGACCTGCTCCCAGCAGTGGGCCGTGCGGGTGATGGTGCACC TCCCTTTGGATGCTGAAAATGTCTTCAAGGAGCTGAAGGAGAAGGACAAGTTAGAGGAG CTGGGCATCGCCAACACCACCTATGACAAAATGGAGAGGGAGATGGTAATCAACGATGAGTTCAGCACGCCCCTGATCATCACCATTGTCACCCTGGCCGGCTCCCTGCTGCTGATCGCAGCCATCTACGGCTGCTGCCACCAGCGCTTCTCCCAAAAGAAGGACCAG CAGCGCCTGACCGAAGAGCTGCAGACGATGGAGAACGGCTACCACGATAACCCCACGCTGGAGGTGATGGAGACCTCCTCCGAAATGCAGGAGAAGAAGGTGAACCTCAACGGTGAGCTGGGGGACAGCTGGATcgttcctcttgacaccctcatGAAGGAGgacctggaggaagaggaggacacgCATTTATAG
- the PODXL gene encoding podocalyxin isoform X1, whose amino-acid sequence MRAPLLLPLLLLGVSSHDVTNTTAVKTEENGQTATTGTSKMQETTTISNPENTPSASVTPSAADQVATTTNNPGNPPPAPVISPTTAEETTTTSSLGKPPSTPMTLPAADQGTTTTTNLGNPPPVPTTSPHQPQQISTTTISGASPATPAATSGVAQQKTVPPASLGSSAATTAVSPVPTHASSPPATPGSLGTAVTPYPSVGAQGRQPLSQLTSTAASTGVSTSSHVPGLKDHSVSSPTSITKQPHSSPSSPGQGLTSSTRPGSIKTSVTPFDGSVSPTTSKVSASLPPGSTHKVSEATTSTLAADQRRPASVSTKPTSTDPASAQPSAPALGDQTASSSPDYQHPTTSTPTSFQNELICERQVQNNWPMIYLKEAKSCEEWRNASINISFFESFCSTGQRAFNTSRDTCTVMLTSHETCSQQWAVRVMVHLPLDAENVFKELKEKDKLEELGIANTTYDKMEREMVINDEFSTPLIITIVTLAGSLLLIAAIYGCCHQRFSQKKDQHIHPDLPGFDDGHVALIFNQRLTEELQTMENGYHDNPTLEVMETSSEMQEKKVNLNGELGDSWIVPLDTLMKEDLEEEEDTHL is encoded by the exons GTGTCAGCTCTCATGATGTTACAAATACAACTGCtgtaaagacagaagaaaatgggCAGACTGCAACTACAGGCACCAGCAAGATGCAAGAGACCACCACTATAAGCAATCCAGAAAACACACCATCTGCCTCTGTGACACCATCTGCTGCAGATCAAGTGGCCACCACCACAAACAACCCGGGAAACCCACCGCCTGCCCCTGTGATATCACCCACCACTGCTGAAGAGACCACCACTACAAGCAGCCTAGGAAAACCACCATCCACCCCTATGACATTACCTGCTGCAGATCAAgggaccaccaccacaaccaaccTGGGAAACCCACCACCTGTCCCCACGACATCGCCCCACCAACCTCAGCAGATCAGCACTACAACCATCTCTGGAGCTTCACCAGCCACCCCTGCTGCAACCTCCGGTGTGGCTCAGCAGAAGACTGTCCCTCCAGCCAGCTTGGGAAGCTCAGCAGCCACCACTGCTGTGAGTCCCGTCCCCACTCATGCAAGCAGTCCTCCAGCCACCCCAGGAAGTTTAGGGACTGCTGTCACACCCTATCCCAGCGTGGGAGCTCAGGGAAGGCAGCCTTTGAGCCAATTGACCAGCACTGCTGCAAGCACCGGAGTCTCAACAAGCAGCCATGTCCCTGGGCTCAAGGACCATAGTGTCTCTTCTCCCACATCTATCACCAAGCAGCCTCACTCTTCTCCCAGTTCTCCAGGCCAGGGACTGACCTCTTCCACCAGACCTGGAAGCATCAAAACTTCTGTTACCCCTTTTGATGGATCCGTCTCCCCCACCACTAGTAAAGTGTCTGCGTCTTTACCACCTGGCAGCACCCACAAGGTCTCAGAGGCAACCACATCGACTCTTGCAGCAG ACCAGAGAAGACCTGCATCTGTGTCAACCAAACCTACAAGTACTGACCCTGCCAGCGCGCAGCcatcagccccagccctgggggaccaGACGGCGAGCAGCAGTCCTGACTACCAGCACCCGACTACCAGCACGCCGACTTCTTTCCAAAATGAG cTCATCTGTGAACGCCAGGTGCAAAATAATTGGCCCATGATTTATCTGAAAGAAGCTAAAAGTTGT GAAGAGTGGAGGAACGCCAGCATCAACATCTCCTTCTTTGAGAGCTTCTGCTCGACGGGCCAGCGCGCTTTCAACACCAGCAGAGATACGTGCACAGTGATGCTGACCTCCCACGAGACCTGCTCCCAGCAGTGGGCCGTGCGGGTGATGGTGCACC TCCCTTTGGATGCTGAAAATGTCTTCAAGGAGCTGAAGGAGAAGGACAAGTTAGAGGAG CTGGGCATCGCCAACACCACCTATGACAAAATGGAGAGGGAGATGGTAATCAACGATGAGTTCAGCACGCCCCTGATCATCACCATTGTCACCCTGGCCGGCTCCCTGCTGCTGATCGCAGCCATCTACGGCTGCTGCCACCAGCGCTTCTCCCAAAAGAAGGACCAG CACATCCACCCTGATCTCCCCGGGTTTGATGATGGACATGTGGCCCTGATCTTTAAT CAGCGCCTGACCGAAGAGCTGCAGACGATGGAGAACGGCTACCACGATAACCCCACGCTGGAGGTGATGGAGACCTCCTCCGAAATGCAGGAGAAGAAGGTGAACCTCAACGGTGAGCTGGGGGACAGCTGGATcgttcctcttgacaccctcatGAAGGAGgacctggaggaagaggaggacacgCATTTATAG